Proteins encoded together in one Solanum lycopersicum chromosome 7, SLM_r2.1 window:
- the LOC138337484 gene encoding uncharacterized protein, whose protein sequence is MINQVLAYLSGLSDQGQAPPMFSAPTPQVPGVQHATAVAPRMDASLEIGLFHRLTTRPIMTSDQHELFRIGQGSGGYPVRPIQSSLQAVAGGPPQNVILGENLSYEEEPVSILDREVRKLRSREIASIKVQWMNQPVEESNWEKEADMEERYPHLFTDSGTPFRPCFSSSDRSRTNDG, encoded by the exons atgatcaatcaggttctcgcctacctcagtgggttgtctgatcaaggtcaggcacctccaatgttttctgcgccaacacctcagGTTCCAGGAGTACAGCATGCaactgctgtggctccccgcatggatgcctcattggaaataggcctGTTTCATCGGTTGACTACAAGGCCTAttatgacaagtgatcagcatgaacttttcagaat aggacagggttcaggtgGTTacccagtccgaccaattcagtcctcactacaggctgtagctgggggtccaccacagaacg ttatTCTTggtgagaatttgtcttatgaggaggagcctgtttccattttagatagagaagtccgcaagttgaggtcaagagagattgcatccatcaaggttcaatggatgAATCAGCCGGTTGAAGAATCCaattgggagaaagaggctgatatggaAGAacgatacccacatctgtttacagattcaggtactccttttcgcccttgtttttcttctagtgATCGTtcaaggacgaacgatgggtaa